The following are encoded together in the Capsulimonas corticalis genome:
- a CDS encoding ABC transporter ATP-binding protein: MPEPLLRVEDLHVQFGAGPGAVQAVRGVSFTAEAGKTLGLVGESGSGKSVSALAIPGLISPPGRVTAGRILFEGRDLLKENERALRAVRGSQIAMVFQDPLTALSPTLTIGQQMTDVLHAHRRLSRREALVEAAHWLGRVRITLPERRLRQYPMELSGGMRQRVMIAMAFSCHPKLLIADEPTTALDVTVQAQILDLVDELERETGTGILLITHDLGVVAERCDEVAVMYRGQIVESGPTRQVFSSPQHPYTQSLLASVTDWRHPRQTLPAAV; this comes from the coding sequence ATGCCGGAACCCCTGCTGCGGGTGGAAGACCTACACGTGCAATTCGGCGCCGGCCCCGGCGCCGTGCAGGCGGTGCGCGGCGTGTCCTTTACGGCGGAAGCCGGCAAGACGCTGGGTCTGGTCGGCGAAAGCGGGTCCGGCAAGAGCGTCAGCGCGCTCGCGATTCCCGGTTTGATCTCCCCTCCCGGCCGCGTCACGGCCGGGAGGATTCTGTTTGAAGGGCGCGATCTGCTGAAGGAAAACGAACGCGCGCTGCGGGCGGTGCGCGGATCGCAGATCGCCATGGTCTTTCAGGATCCCTTGACGGCGCTGAGCCCGACGCTCACGATCGGCCAGCAGATGACCGATGTGCTGCACGCCCATCGCCGATTGTCGCGCCGGGAGGCGCTGGTCGAGGCGGCGCACTGGCTGGGGCGCGTGCGCATCACGCTTCCCGAACGCCGCCTGCGCCAGTACCCGATGGAGCTGTCCGGCGGCATGCGTCAGCGCGTGATGATCGCCATGGCCTTTTCGTGCCATCCCAAACTGCTGATCGCCGATGAGCCGACGACGGCCCTGGACGTCACTGTACAGGCGCAGATCCTGGATCTGGTGGACGAGCTGGAGCGCGAAACCGGTACGGGGATCCTCTTAATCACGCACGATCTGGGAGTTGTCGCCGAGCGCTGCGATGAAGTCGCGGTCATGTACCGGGGGCAGATCGTTGAAAGCGGACCGACGCGCCAGGTCTTTTCGTCGCCCCAGCATCCTTACACCCAATCTCTCCTCGCCAGCGTCACCGACTGGCGCCATCCCCGACAAACCCTCCCCGCCGCCGTTTAG
- the hisH gene encoding imidazole glycerol phosphate synthase subunit HisH, translating into MKIAIIDYGMGNLRSVEKAFHKIGAAGAFVTSDPAEIFASDKAVLPGDGAFDSTMHSLRESGIDKISLDFIASGRPFLGICVGMQVLLTTSEEGEPGVRGLDVVPGQVKRFTGDGLKVPQIGWNNINFTPGAPLAHGQPAGDPMAYFLNSYYCAPDDPADIAATTDYGVTFCSAIHRGNVWATQFHPEKSGLVGLAILESFSEV; encoded by the coding sequence ATGAAAATCGCCATTATTGATTACGGCATGGGCAACCTGCGCAGCGTCGAAAAAGCCTTCCACAAGATCGGCGCCGCCGGCGCGTTCGTCACCAGCGACCCGGCGGAGATCTTCGCCTCCGACAAAGCCGTTCTGCCCGGCGACGGCGCGTTCGACTCCACCATGCACTCGCTGCGCGAATCGGGCATCGACAAGATCTCCCTCGACTTCATCGCCTCCGGACGCCCTTTCTTAGGCATCTGCGTCGGCATGCAGGTGCTACTCACAACCAGCGAAGAGGGCGAGCCCGGCGTCCGCGGCCTCGACGTCGTCCCCGGCCAGGTCAAGCGCTTCACCGGCGACGGCCTTAAAGTCCCGCAGATCGGCTGGAACAACATCAATTTCACGCCCGGCGCGCCGCTCGCCCACGGCCAGCCCGCCGGCGACCCGATGGCCTACTTCCTGAACTCCTACTACTGCGCCCCCGACGATCCCGCCGACATCGCCGCAACCACCGACTACGGCGTGACCTTCTGCTCCGCGATCCATCGCGGAAACGTGTGGGCGACTCAGTTCCACCCAGAGAAGTCGGGGTTAGTGGGGCTGGCGATTTTGGAGAGCTTTTCGGAGGTGTGA
- a CDS encoding aldo/keto reductase — protein sequence MQYGSIAGLSKSVSRLIHGAIALNNETAEREFPLLDKVFEYGCTTFDTAYIYGGGQTDVQLGRWIRERGIRDKVVILAKGAHPGPQGAKVTPEDITSDLNETLERMQLDNVDLYVLHRDDESVPVGPIVEILNQHLKAGKISAFGGSNWTHERIGEANAYALAHGLVPFAATNPNYSLAAQIVPPWEGCVTVSGPENAEARAWYAEQKISVLAWSSLASGFFSGRISRNSLNPPSELGGTQEFLNETCRRSYCSEENFQRLDRVKQLAHDNGATIPQVALAYIFHSPMNVFALTASANADEFLSNIDALDLTLSAAEVAWLDNGTPIP from the coding sequence ATGCAGTACGGTTCGATTGCGGGGCTCTCCAAGTCCGTCTCACGTTTGATCCATGGCGCCATCGCGCTGAATAATGAGACCGCCGAGCGCGAGTTTCCCCTGCTCGACAAGGTCTTCGAATATGGCTGCACGACATTCGACACCGCTTATATCTACGGCGGCGGCCAGACGGATGTCCAGCTCGGCCGCTGGATCCGCGAGCGCGGTATTCGCGACAAAGTGGTAATCCTGGCGAAGGGCGCCCACCCCGGCCCGCAGGGCGCCAAGGTCACGCCCGAAGACATCACCTCGGATCTGAACGAGACGCTGGAGCGAATGCAACTGGACAATGTCGATCTGTATGTCCTGCACCGCGACGACGAGTCCGTTCCGGTCGGTCCCATCGTCGAGATTTTGAACCAGCATCTGAAGGCCGGCAAGATCAGCGCCTTCGGCGGCTCCAACTGGACGCACGAGCGTATCGGCGAAGCGAACGCCTACGCCCTGGCGCATGGCCTGGTTCCGTTCGCCGCCACGAACCCGAACTACAGCCTAGCGGCGCAGATCGTTCCGCCGTGGGAAGGCTGTGTGACGGTCAGCGGCCCCGAGAACGCCGAGGCCCGCGCCTGGTACGCCGAACAGAAGATCTCCGTGCTCGCCTGGTCCAGCCTCGCCAGCGGCTTCTTCTCGGGCCGCATCAGCCGCAATTCGCTCAACCCGCCATCGGAACTGGGCGGCACGCAGGAGTTTCTCAATGAAACCTGCCGCCGCAGCTACTGCTCGGAAGAGAACTTCCAGCGCCTCGACCGCGTGAAGCAGCTCGCGCACGACAACGGCGCCACGATCCCGCAAGTCGCTCTGGCGTATATCTTCCATTCGCCCATGAACGTCTTCGCCCTGACCGCCAGCGCCAACGCCGACGAGTTCCTCTCGAACATCGACGCGCTGGACCTGACCCTATCCGCCGCGGAAGTCGCCTGGCTTGACAACGGTACGCCGATTCCTTAG
- the hisD gene encoding histidinol dehydrogenase, producing MREFDTATISRAEIERKLTVRTDENTSTVEATVRDILHDVRTQGDAGLLAHTQRLHWPGATAETLLASQDERDAASDALDAQVAGSLRAAAANIDAFHRAERGQLQSWMHTESGGRVLGQLLQPVQRVGLYVPGGKAFYPSTVLMTAIPAVAAGVAEIILCTPAGADGSINPAIYAAAAPYVQKIFKIGGAQAIGAMAYGTETVPKVDVIVGPGNQYVNIAKRLVYGEVGIDMLAGPSEVAVIADADANPAFVAADILAQIEHSQDNRGFLFSPSQPLLDRVKAEVLRQAALLSRGEILAHTIEHLTVVKTRTLDEAIELSNILAPEHLELCVREPLAALPKIKNAGAVLLGEHTSAPIGDYIAGPSHTLPTAGAARFSSPLSVATFMKRTSVIYYSAEAARSAAPDVARIADVEGFDAHGAAALLRASTSPKEPS from the coding sequence ATGCGCGAATTTGACACAGCCACTATCAGCCGGGCCGAAATCGAGCGCAAGCTCACTGTCCGCACCGACGAAAACACCTCCACTGTCGAAGCCACCGTCCGCGACATTCTGCACGACGTCCGCACGCAAGGCGATGCGGGTCTTCTGGCACACACCCAGCGGCTTCATTGGCCGGGCGCGACCGCCGAGACGCTGCTTGCATCCCAAGATGAGCGGGATGCGGCGAGCGACGCGCTGGACGCTCAGGTCGCGGGGTCATTGCGCGCGGCCGCCGCGAATATCGATGCGTTCCATCGCGCGGAGCGCGGACAGCTGCAATCGTGGATGCACACCGAATCCGGTGGCCGCGTGCTGGGGCAGCTGCTTCAGCCGGTCCAGCGGGTGGGATTGTATGTGCCGGGCGGCAAGGCGTTTTATCCGAGCACGGTCTTGATGACGGCGATCCCCGCCGTCGCCGCCGGAGTGGCCGAGATTATCTTGTGCACGCCCGCCGGCGCGGATGGGTCGATCAACCCCGCCATTTACGCGGCCGCCGCGCCCTATGTCCAGAAGATCTTCAAGATCGGCGGCGCGCAGGCGATCGGCGCGATGGCTTATGGGACCGAGACGGTGCCGAAGGTGGACGTGATCGTCGGCCCCGGCAATCAGTATGTCAATATCGCCAAGCGATTGGTTTACGGCGAGGTCGGGATCGATATGCTCGCGGGACCATCGGAAGTCGCGGTCATCGCGGACGCCGACGCCAATCCGGCGTTTGTCGCCGCCGATATCCTGGCCCAGATCGAGCACTCGCAGGACAACCGTGGGTTCCTCTTCTCCCCGTCGCAACCCTTGCTCGATCGCGTGAAGGCTGAAGTATTGCGTCAGGCCGCGCTGCTGTCGCGCGGAGAGATCCTGGCGCACACGATCGAACATTTGACGGTCGTCAAGACGCGGACTCTCGACGAGGCGATTGAGCTGTCCAATATTCTCGCGCCCGAGCACCTGGAGCTGTGCGTGCGCGAGCCGCTGGCGGCGCTGCCGAAGATCAAGAACGCCGGCGCGGTGCTGCTCGGGGAGCACACCTCGGCGCCCATCGGCGACTATATCGCCGGACCGTCGCACACCCTCCCGACCGCCGGGGCCGCGCGCTTCTCGTCGCCGCTCTCGGTCGCCACCTTTATGAAGCGCACCAGCGTTATCTATTACTCCGCCGAAGCCGCGCGATCGGCCGCGCCCGATGTCGCGCGCATCGCCGATGTCGAAGGCTTCGACGCCCATGGCGCGGCCGCATTGCTGCGCGCGTCCACAAGTCCAAAGGAACCATCGTGA
- a CDS encoding beta-galactosidase: MNIKTLGLAACALLSGAALFPTLAHANDGIFPSATKAKQAIDFDGRGFLINGKRTFIASAGMEYARVPRALWRDRLLRFKRAGMNCVEVYNFWDFHEPQEGKFNFSGDADLDAFFKLVHSLGMYAIARVGPYYCAEWDNGGYPVWLRNKPGVRVREDSPEFEKYVDRYFDKLIPIVAANQINRGGCVVLVQLENEHPQGWGTEMPNAYFRHLQSKALALGLEVPYFFSGLHHGSDPAGDVGHSWDSVGRTNPWMTTEFWSIWYDRYGQSLDAANEYDRRTMKILAYGGNGYNYYMMHGGTNFAYWNNDEDAASYDYGAAVGQGGDLRSIYYRNKRAAWFARSFQSILEDSTNADADFSAAASDPAVKVTARRSPAGTLVFLDNPGKSPVQTSVGGPNGSAEMGIGSVTLEPGEIAGFVRDYQIAPGVTITRTSSRIMGIFDQDGVTTMVIHGEPGSMGQVLMKTNSQAAIAAGASDFKSSGNTLTLDAKFPQSGVDEYTFAAGATHVRILAVGTARADRTWFVEAGGKNYIVSGPEYISDAAIQNGRLRLTYEKPWIPIPEAEPSLETVIYSSGDAPQRFPANDYQAKRKTTLEVSQWETKSGSDEAAVNYDDHGWLASAAPSQMGADNDITADAWYRSAIPVPKTGDYTIKIDSAQDRWLPFVDGAPAGPKFVHGNSVNVHLTAGTHAFAAFTAHDGRQKMPGYVGLIESSAPKGLFGAASLTQQAGEDIALTPWRVLKSDDHTAPPASDAAGWSAYAIGQDPFGGQSGFVWLQTTLPDTAPNLKSHSVLFPTVDDNATVFLNGQKLTTHEGWNEQFNVSLDSAWRAGGPNILSVLVENTAGAGGMSAAPSLSSVIFSQPITGWKLRGGPGDPFDAKGWTAFQKAEANGPRFYRAKISAPGGVAPGQVWRVLTHGLSHGSVWVNGQNLGRYPEKIPIEGMYIPPVWLKPGDNSLVIYDESGNAPDQVEVQVEAAASRDLLTIEAKG; encoded by the coding sequence TTGAATATCAAAACACTCGGTCTCGCCGCCTGCGCTCTGCTGAGCGGAGCTGCTTTGTTCCCAACTCTCGCGCACGCGAACGACGGCATCTTTCCTTCCGCGACGAAAGCTAAGCAAGCCATCGACTTCGACGGACGAGGCTTCCTCATCAACGGCAAGCGCACCTTCATCGCCAGCGCCGGAATGGAGTACGCGCGAGTTCCGCGCGCGCTCTGGCGCGACCGGCTCCTGCGCTTCAAGCGCGCGGGAATGAACTGCGTCGAAGTCTACAACTTCTGGGACTTCCATGAGCCGCAGGAGGGTAAGTTCAACTTCTCCGGCGACGCGGACCTGGACGCATTCTTCAAACTCGTCCACTCCCTCGGAATGTACGCCATCGCCCGTGTCGGTCCCTACTACTGCGCCGAATGGGACAACGGTGGTTATCCGGTCTGGCTGCGCAACAAGCCCGGCGTCCGCGTGCGTGAGGACAGCCCGGAGTTCGAGAAGTATGTGGATCGGTATTTCGACAAACTGATCCCCATCGTCGCCGCCAATCAAATCAACCGGGGCGGCTGCGTCGTGCTGGTTCAGCTGGAGAACGAGCATCCACAGGGATGGGGCACGGAAATGCCCAACGCCTACTTCCGTCATCTGCAAAGCAAGGCTCTCGCGCTCGGCCTGGAAGTCCCTTACTTCTTCAGCGGCCTGCATCATGGCAGCGATCCCGCTGGCGATGTCGGCCACTCCTGGGACAGCGTGGGGCGAACGAACCCATGGATGACGACGGAGTTCTGGTCGATATGGTACGATCGCTACGGACAGAGCCTGGACGCCGCGAACGAATACGATCGGCGCACCATGAAGATATTGGCCTACGGCGGCAATGGCTACAATTACTACATGATGCACGGCGGCACGAACTTCGCCTACTGGAACAATGACGAGGACGCAGCCAGCTACGACTACGGCGCCGCCGTCGGCCAGGGCGGAGATCTGCGTTCGATCTACTATCGCAACAAGCGGGCCGCGTGGTTCGCGCGCAGTTTCCAGAGCATTCTGGAGGACAGCACAAACGCGGATGCGGACTTCTCCGCCGCCGCGAGCGATCCCGCCGTCAAAGTCACCGCGCGGCGCAGCCCGGCGGGAACCCTGGTCTTTCTGGATAACCCCGGCAAATCTCCCGTTCAGACGTCCGTCGGCGGACCGAACGGGTCCGCGGAAATGGGCATTGGGTCTGTGACGCTGGAGCCGGGCGAAATTGCGGGCTTCGTGCGAGACTATCAGATCGCGCCGGGCGTAACGATCACGCGCACGTCATCGCGGATCATGGGGATCTTCGATCAAGACGGCGTCACAACCATGGTGATTCACGGAGAGCCGGGATCGATGGGCCAGGTGCTGATGAAAACGAACTCGCAGGCGGCGATCGCCGCAGGCGCGTCCGACTTCAAAAGCAGCGGCAACACGCTCACGCTGGACGCCAAATTCCCGCAAAGCGGCGTGGATGAGTACACCTTCGCCGCAGGCGCCACTCATGTGCGAATCCTTGCGGTCGGCACGGCGCGCGCGGATCGGACCTGGTTTGTGGAAGCGGGCGGCAAGAACTATATTGTGAGCGGACCGGAGTACATCTCGGACGCCGCCATTCAAAACGGCCGTCTGCGCCTTACTTACGAAAAGCCCTGGATTCCGATCCCGGAAGCCGAACCCAGCCTTGAGACCGTGATCTACAGCAGCGGCGACGCGCCGCAGCGCTTCCCCGCCAACGATTATCAAGCCAAGCGAAAAACGACGCTGGAAGTCAGCCAATGGGAGACTAAGAGTGGATCGGACGAAGCCGCCGTCAATTATGACGATCACGGATGGCTGGCGAGCGCGGCTCCCTCCCAGATGGGCGCCGACAACGATATCACGGCGGACGCCTGGTATCGCAGCGCGATTCCGGTCCCTAAGACAGGCGACTACACGATCAAGATCGACTCGGCGCAGGACCGCTGGCTGCCGTTTGTGGACGGCGCGCCCGCAGGCCCGAAGTTCGTTCACGGAAACTCCGTGAACGTCCATCTGACAGCCGGAACGCACGCATTCGCCGCCTTCACCGCGCATGATGGACGCCAGAAAATGCCCGGATACGTCGGTTTGATTGAAAGCAGCGCGCCCAAAGGGCTTTTCGGCGCCGCAAGTCTCACCCAGCAAGCGGGCGAAGACATCGCGCTGACTCCATGGCGCGTACTGAAATCCGACGACCACACCGCGCCTCCGGCCTCGGACGCCGCCGGCTGGAGCGCCTACGCCATCGGCCAGGACCCGTTTGGCGGCCAGAGCGGGTTCGTCTGGCTCCAAACGACGCTTCCAGACACGGCCCCCAACCTGAAGAGCCACAGCGTCTTGTTTCCCACCGTGGACGACAACGCCACCGTCTTCCTGAACGGCCAGAAGCTCACGACGCATGAAGGCTGGAATGAGCAGTTCAACGTCAGCCTCGATAGCGCCTGGCGCGCGGGCGGCCCCAACATCCTTTCCGTCCTGGTGGAAAACACCGCCGGCGCCGGCGGCATGTCGGCGGCGCCCTCTCTGTCCAGTGTGATTTTCTCGCAGCCGATTACCGGCTGGAAACTGCGCGGCGGCCCCGGCGATCCCTTCGACGCCAAAGGCTGGACCGCCTTCCAAAAAGCCGAGGCGAATGGTCCGCGCTTCTATCGCGCCAAAATCTCCGCCCCCGGCGGCGTCGCCCCCGGCCAGGTCTGGCGCGTCCTCACCCACGGGCTCTCCCACGGCTCCGTCTGGGTCAACGGACAGAACCTCGGACGCTACCCGGAGAAGATCCCGATAGAGGGCATGTATATCCCGCCTGTCTGGCTCAAGCCCGGCGACAACTCTCTGGTGATCTACGATGAGAGCGGAAACGCCCCCGATCAAGTCGAAGTTCAAGTGGAAGCCGCCGCGAGCCGCGATCTGCTGACGATTGAGGCGAAGGGGTAA
- a CDS encoding ribose-phosphate diphosphokinase, translating to MKLFAGTGNPALCQAIADALEMPLGEVKISRFADGETYVQYKESVRGADAFIIQPTGPPVDSNLVELLILIDAMRRASADRITAVLPYFGYARQEKKDKPREAITAKLIADVLSAAGADRVVTMDLHADAIQGFFNIPVDHLTALGMFAEYFQAKNLENLVIVSPDEGRVKQARKLVRILDAPLAVGYKHHEHHGHTEITQLAGDVKGKTPIILEDMITTGGSIIECVNALIANGANPEIYVAASHGVLAANAVDRLNDHPAIAEIVITDSVPLAREKERSKIKVLSAAPMFAEAIRRINQGESITSLFD from the coding sequence ATGAAACTTTTCGCGGGCACCGGCAACCCGGCGCTTTGCCAGGCGATCGCCGACGCATTAGAGATGCCGCTGGGGGAAGTGAAGATCTCTCGCTTCGCCGACGGTGAGACATACGTACAATATAAGGAGAGCGTGCGCGGCGCGGATGCCTTTATCATCCAGCCGACAGGGCCTCCCGTGGACAGCAACCTTGTCGAGCTGCTGATCCTGATCGACGCCATGCGGCGCGCGAGCGCCGACCGGATCACGGCAGTGCTGCCGTACTTCGGTTATGCGCGTCAGGAAAAGAAAGATAAGCCGCGCGAAGCGATCACCGCCAAGCTGATCGCCGACGTCCTTTCCGCCGCCGGCGCCGACCGGGTGGTGACGATGGACCTGCACGCCGACGCGATCCAGGGCTTCTTCAATATCCCCGTCGATCACTTGACGGCGCTGGGGATGTTCGCGGAGTACTTCCAGGCGAAAAACCTTGAGAACCTGGTGATCGTCTCCCCGGATGAAGGCCGCGTCAAGCAGGCGCGCAAGCTCGTCCGAATCCTCGACGCCCCCCTCGCCGTCGGCTACAAGCACCACGAGCATCACGGGCACACCGAGATCACGCAGCTTGCCGGCGACGTCAAGGGCAAAACTCCCATCATTTTGGAAGATATGATCACGACCGGCGGCTCGATCATCGAATGCGTCAACGCGCTGATCGCCAACGGCGCGAATCCTGAGATCTACGTCGCCGCGTCCCACGGCGTGCTGGCCGCGAACGCCGTCGACCGCCTGAACGATCACCCCGCCATCGCCGAGATCGTCATCACAGACAGCGTCCCGCTGGCGCGTGAGAAGGAACGCTCGAAGATCAAGGTCTTGAGCGCCGCCCCCATGTTCGCGGAAGCGATCCGCCGCATCAATCAGGGCGAGAGTATCACGAGTCTGTTCGATTAA
- the hisB gene encoding imidazoleglycerol-phosphate dehydratase HisB has product MTQARTAVVARKTRETDIQLSVTLDGDGESEIVTGVGFFDHMLTHIARHGLLHLTVQAEGDLHIDDHHTVEDIGIALGTALREASGDKKGIVRYGHAVVPMDEALVTCALDWSGRGLLVSDFAFPSDKIGTFDTELVAEFFRAVAANAGLTLHFEQRRGSNSHHIAEAAFKAFGRALDAAKRHDARVQGIPSTKGSL; this is encoded by the coding sequence ATGACACAGGCACGAACCGCCGTCGTTGCGCGCAAAACGCGGGAGACGGACATACAGTTATCGGTCACGCTGGACGGCGATGGTGAAAGCGAAATCGTCACCGGCGTCGGCTTCTTCGACCACATGCTCACCCACATCGCCCGGCATGGATTGCTGCACCTGACGGTGCAGGCCGAGGGCGATCTGCACATCGACGATCACCATACCGTGGAAGATATCGGCATCGCGCTGGGAACGGCGCTGCGCGAGGCGTCGGGCGACAAAAAGGGCATCGTACGCTACGGGCACGCCGTTGTGCCCATGGACGAGGCGCTCGTTACCTGCGCTCTGGACTGGAGCGGCCGGGGGCTGCTGGTCTCGGATTTCGCTTTTCCGTCGGATAAGATCGGGACTTTTGATACGGAGCTCGTCGCGGAGTTCTTTCGGGCCGTCGCGGCGAACGCCGGCCTGACGCTGCACTTTGAGCAGCGGCGCGGCTCCAACTCGCACCATATCGCCGAAGCGGCGTTCAAGGCCTTTGGGCGCGCGCTGGACGCCGCCAAGCGTCACGACGCCCGTGTCCAGGGCATTCCCAGCACGAAGGGAAGCCTGTAA
- a CDS encoding HAD family hydrolase — protein sequence MITLSPRAEELRPQLKAILFDMDGVLLDITQSIRVANILAVPFFLRERLGWPVGDDLITSEDIEKFKNAGGFNDDRDLTCAIVLHYIVRGHENPTASPETLSVLQPNLTRYAARIAQRGGGLKAAEDLALEHFTREDKFDIEIQYRKKEISQIFLELFAGEHSERLYGKPAAYYTGPGLVNNDKVIIDPALIPAGRALGVLTGRSREETQFGLELANLIEAIPEAYRVTQKEGFYKPDMRGLKLLLERVGGGPAIYIGDTLDDHKTVARLLAKIPDAPVLSALVLTGPMGAANTGLFKRSGADIVAEDVNEVLRWIAG from the coding sequence GTGATCACTCTCTCTCCCCGCGCCGAAGAACTGCGACCGCAGCTCAAGGCCATCCTGTTCGATATGGACGGCGTTCTCCTCGACATCACGCAGTCGATTCGTGTCGCCAATATCCTGGCCGTGCCCTTTTTCCTGCGTGAGCGCCTCGGATGGCCGGTCGGCGACGATCTCATTACCTCCGAAGATATCGAGAAGTTCAAGAACGCCGGCGGTTTCAATGACGACCGCGATCTGACCTGCGCCATCGTGCTGCACTACATCGTGCGCGGCCACGAGAACCCAACCGCCTCCCCGGAAACGCTCAGCGTCCTTCAGCCAAACCTCACGCGCTACGCGGCGCGGATCGCGCAGCGCGGCGGCGGCCTCAAAGCCGCCGAGGACCTCGCGCTGGAGCACTTCACCCGCGAAGACAAGTTCGACATCGAGATCCAGTACCGCAAGAAGGAGATCTCCCAGATCTTCCTGGAGCTCTTCGCCGGCGAGCACAGCGAGCGGCTTTACGGCAAGCCCGCGGCCTATTATACGGGGCCGGGACTGGTCAACAACGACAAAGTCATCATCGATCCCGCGCTGATCCCCGCCGGCCGCGCCCTTGGCGTGCTGACCGGGCGCAGCCGCGAGGAAACGCAGTTCGGACTGGAGCTGGCGAATCTGATCGAGGCGATCCCGGAAGCCTACCGCGTCACGCAGAAAGAGGGCTTCTACAAACCCGACATGCGCGGCCTCAAACTCTTGCTGGAGCGAGTCGGCGGCGGCCCCGCGATTTACATCGGCGACACGCTCGACGATCACAAGACCGTCGCCCGACTGCTCGCCAAGATCCCCGACGCGCCCGTCCTCTCGGCGCTCGTCCTGACCGGCCCGATGGGCGCGGCGAATACGGGTCTGTTCAAGCGTTCCGGCGCGGACATCGTCGCCGAGGACGTCAACGAAGTCCTGCGCTGGATCGCCGGATAG
- a CDS encoding L-threonylcarbamoyladenylate synthase: MERIVSADPHAIERAARHLREGRLVAFPTETVYGLGANALDADAVARIFAAKGRPATNPLIVHIADVAALDQIARPNEDALRLAQIFWPGPLTIVLPKQPGVPDIVTAGGDTVAVRIPRHPVALALLRAVGLPIAAPSANRSESISPTRAEHVARSLGADVAMILDGGPCDVGLESTVLDLSGDSPAILRPGMVSAEEIAAVLGFPIALGQTASGAVAKSPGQMLRHYAPTSPLRLSKNVWADIPPIGRISVLAYAPPPEPLPPHVRTLFLSDESNSYASNLYSSLHLLDAERPDLILVQAPPETDAWTAVRDRLQRAAA, from the coding sequence ATGGAGCGTATTGTTTCCGCCGACCCACACGCCATTGAACGCGCCGCGCGGCATCTTCGCGAGGGCCGCCTCGTCGCCTTTCCCACTGAGACCGTCTACGGCCTTGGCGCGAACGCGCTGGACGCCGACGCCGTCGCGCGCATCTTCGCCGCGAAAGGCCGCCCGGCGACCAACCCGCTGATCGTCCATATCGCCGATGTCGCCGCTCTGGATCAAATCGCCCGCCCCAACGAAGACGCCCTGCGCCTCGCCCAGATCTTTTGGCCTGGACCGCTGACGATCGTGCTTCCCAAACAGCCCGGCGTCCCGGACATCGTCACCGCCGGCGGCGACACGGTGGCGGTGCGCATCCCGCGCCACCCCGTCGCGCTCGCCCTGCTGCGCGCCGTGGGCTTGCCCATCGCCGCCCCCAGCGCCAACCGCTCCGAGTCGATCTCGCCCACCCGCGCCGAACACGTCGCCCGCAGCCTCGGCGCCGACGTGGCGATGATCCTCGACGGCGGCCCCTGTGATGTCGGATTAGAGTCGACCGTTCTGGACCTCAGCGGTGACTCGCCGGCCATCCTGCGCCCCGGCATGGTGTCCGCCGAGGAGATCGCCGCCGTCCTCGGCTTTCCTATCGCCCTCGGACAAACCGCAAGCGGCGCCGTCGCCAAATCGCCGGGGCAGATGCTGCGCCACTACGCACCCACGTCGCCTTTGCGGCTTTCCAAAAATGTCTGGGCCGACATTCCCCCCATCGGCCGCATCTCCGTCCTCGCCTACGCGCCGCCGCCGGAGCCGCTCCCGCCCCACGTCCGCACTCTGTTTCTTTCGGATGAGTCCAATAGCTATGCATCAAACTTATACAGTTCACTGCATCTCTTGGACGCCGAGCGACCGGACTTAATCCTGGTGCAGGCGCCGCCGGAAACGGACGCATGGACCGCCGTGCGGGACCGCCTCCAGCGGGCGGCGGCGTAG